GTCCGCTGGCAGGCCGCACGATCCTCATGTCCGGCGGCAGCCGCGGCATCGGACTGGCCATAGCCACCCGGGCCGCCCGGGACGGCGCGAACGTCGTCCTGCTGGCCAAGACCGACAAGCCCGACCCCCGGCTGCCCGGCACGGTCCACACCGCCGTGGCCGAGATCGAGGCCGCCGGCGGCAACGGGCTCGCCGTCGTCGGCGACGTACGTCGCGAGGAGGACGTCACCGCGGCCGTCGAGCAGGCCGTCGCCGCCTTCGGGGGCATCGACGTCGTGGTCAACAACGCCTCGGCCATCGCTCTGGCACCGATCGGGAAACTCCCGCTCAAGCGCTACGACCTCATGCTCGACATCAACGCCCGCGGCACGTTCACCCTGATCAGCGCTGCCCTGCCGCACCTGTACAAGTCCGAGAACCCGCACGTGCTGACCCTGTCCCCGCCGCTGAACCCCGACTCCGTGTGGCTGCACCAGCACGCGCCCTACACGATCAGCAAGTACGCCATGACCATGCTGACCCTCGGCCTCGCCGGGCAGCACCACCCCCAGCCGCTGGCCGCGAACTGTCTGTGGCCCCGCACCACCATCGCCACCGCGGCGGTGCAGAACATCGTCGGCGGCGACGCCGCGATGGCCGTGTCCCGCCGCCCCGAGATCATGGCCGACGCCGCCCACGCCGTCCTCTCCCGCAAGGCGGCCGACTGCACGGGCCACTGCCTCATCGACGACGACGTACTGCGCGACGAGGGGGTCACCGACTTCAGCGCCTACCGCTACGGCGACGCCGCCGAAGCCGACCTCAAGCCCGACCTGTTCCTGCCCGGAGGCGAACATGCCTGACGCCACCCGCACGGTGTACGACGAGGATCACGAGCTGTTCCGCCAGACCGTGCAGTCGTTCATCAAGGCGGAAGTCGCCCCGTACGACGAGGAATGGGAGCAGCGCGGCATCGTCGACCGCTCCTTGTTCCGCAAGGCCGGCGAGGCAGGCCTCCTGCTGTTCGCCACCCCGCAGGAACACGGCGGGGCGGGCATCGACGACTGGCGCTTCAACGCGGTCCTGGACGAGGAGTTCGGCCGCGCCGGCCACGCCTCGGCCGGCCTCGGACTCGCCCTGCAGAACGACGTGGTCGGCCCCTACCTCCTGGAGCTGACCGACGAGGAGCAGCGGAGCCGATGGCTGCCCGGAATGACGTCGGGCGAACTCATCGGGGCCATCGCGATGACGGAACCGGGCACCGGCAGCGACCTGTCCGGCATCGCGACGCGCGCCGTGCGCGACAAGGACACCTACGTCCTCAACGGCTCCAAGACGTTCATCTCCAACGGCCAGAACGCCGACCTGGTCGTCGTGGCGGCCCGCACCTCCGAGGACCGGCATCGTGGCCTCACGCTCTTCGTCGTCGAGAGCGACATGCCCGGCTTCGAGCGGAGACGCAACCTGGAAAAGCTCGGGCTGCACGGCCAGGACACCAGCGAACTGCACTTCACCGACGTACGGGTCCCGGTGACGAACCGGCTCGGCGCGGAGGGCGAGGGCTTCTTCCAGCTCATGCGCAACCTCCCACAGGAGCGGCTCTCCCTGGCCGTCACGGCTGTCTCCGCCGCGGAGGGCGTGCTGGCCCGCACTATGGAGTACGTCACCGAACGCCACGCCTTCGGACAGAAGATCGGAAGCTTCCAGCACAACCGCTTCCTGCTCGCGGAACTCCACACCGAGGTCGACATCGCCCGCGTCTTCGTGGACCACTGTGTCGCCCTCCACACCCAGGCACGGCTGACACCCGTCCAGGCCGCCAAGGCCAAGTGGTGGTGCACCGAACTACAGGTCCGCGTGGCCGACCGCTGCCTCCAACTGCACGGAGGCTACGGCTACATGCGCGAGTACCCCGTCAGCCGCGCGTTCGCCGACGCCCGCATCCAGACCATCTACGGCGGCACGACCGAGATCATGAAGGAGATCATCGGCCGCGACATGGGCCTGTGAGGACGCCGATATGACTGCACCAGTCACCTTCGAAACGACCGACGGCATCGCGCTGGTCGGCCTGTCCCGGCCGACCGTGGGCAACGCGATCAGCCTGCCGATGGCGCGAGAGCTGCGGAACGTCGTCACCGAGATCCGTTCGCTGCCCGACGTCGGAGCGGTGGTCCTGTTCGGACACGGTGAGCAGTTCTCCGTCGGCGGCGACCTCGAAGAGTTCGCGGCGGCGGCCGCACCCGGTGCGTTCCTCGCGGAACTCGCCGGTACCGCGCACGAGGCCGTCCTCGGGTTCCGGGCCCTTCCCATGCCGGTGATCAGTGCCGTCCACGGCGCCTGTGCCGGCGGCGGCATCGGATTCGCTCTCGCCGCGGATCTCGTACTGGCCGAGGACACCGCCCGCTTCGTGGTCGCCTACACCGCCGCGGGGCTCTCGCCCGACTGCGGAGTGTCCTGGACCCTGGCCAGACTGCTCGGACCCGCCCGCGCCAACGACCTGATCCTGACCAACCGGAAGGTCACCGGAACCGAGGCGGAGACCCTGGGGCTGGCCAGCCGCGCGGTCAGGCCCGGCACCGCCTTCGAGGAGGCACTCCGGCTGGCCCGCTCACTCGCCGCCGGCCCCCGTGAAGCATTCGCACGGTCGGTCCAGCTGGTACGCGACGCCCCGGCCACCCCGCTGACAGAACATCTCCGGCGCGAAGCCGAGTCCATTTCCGCTCTGGTCGAGACACCGGACGCCGCAGAGGGCATCACCGCCTTCCTCCACAAACGGCGGCCGGACTTCACCCACACCCCATCGAGGAGCTGACACGCCATGAGCCCTGACGCCACCACCAGTCCCGCCTTCCTGCGTCGCTTCGCCACCGAGTGGCTGGCCGCCTGGAACTCCCACGACACCGAGCAGGTTCTCGCGCTGACGCATCCGGACGTCACCTGGGACGACACCGTCTTCTGGACGGAGGTCATCCACGGCCGAGAGGCCCTGCGGGGCTACATCGACCGGATCTGGCGGGCGATGCCCGACGTGTCCTTCGACGAGGTCCAGCTGTTCACCGCGCCCGAGGACGGCCAGGCGGTCGTCCTGTTCCGTCAGGAGGGCAGCGGCCCGCCCCAGTTGGACGCCTCCCGCCGGTTCTCCACCCACGGCTGCGACGTCTTCCTCGAGTTCACCGACGGCCTGCTCTCCCACTACCTGGCGCAGTACGAGATCAACGACATGATGCGCCAACTGGGCGCACTGCCTCCCCGTAACGGAAAGATCGGAGGTGCCTACCTCCTCTCCCTGCTCGGCGCCGGTCAGGGCTGAGACCGCGCCGAACACGAGGGACTCTCACCCGCAGGCTTCTCGCCGAGCTGATGACGGCTGAGCGCGAGGACCGCGACCGGCGTGGGGCAACCGCCCCCATCCGGGCCGTCACCTCCCGCGGAGAGAAATCCTCGCGCCCGCCGAGCGGTGGCGGGCGCCCGATTCCAACCAATACCCCGGTCGTGCTCGCCCTGGAGAGGGTGCCCCGTCCGCTGATCTCGCGCGGGGCCGACCAGGATGGATAAAGGCCCACCTGGTGACCGACGCTCCCGGCACGGACGGCCGCGGCGCCGGACGCGATGAGTGCGTGCGGTTCGGCCGCAGTGTGTTCCCCCGCGCCCAGCCGCTCCGCTCCGCGATCACCGTGACCGGCACCGTCGGGGTCCGCATCAGCAGGTGCCGCACGACCGGCTCCATCGCGTCCACCGCCGAGCCCTTCGGCGCCCGCCGATACCGCGCCCGGCAAGAGCGTGGCCCAGGGCGTCCTGCGCCTGCGGATCGAGCGCGGTGTCGTGGTCATACCGAAACCCGTCCGCCCCGAGCACATGGCCGGGAACATCGACGTCTTCGAATTCCAGCTCGCCAAGGAGGAGATGAACCGCATCGTCACGCTGGACACCGGCGCCAGGAACCGACCGGGGACAACCCCGTACCTCGATCACGCCGTGACCCCAGCTTGCAGGGGCCTTGACCGTTCCAGGAAAACGCGTCGGCTGGTGGCGTTCTGGGCAACGGCGAAACCGAGCGCGAAGACCTTCTGGCGTTCAAGGCCGTAAGAGATCACGCGGTTGTTCTACATGCTCCTGTCGAACTGGCTGTGTACCGACTCCGAATCGTTGCGGTAAGGGTGGAGCCGCTGGTGGGTGAGAGTGGACTCCGGTATCTGCTGGAGATGTTCGGCGCGGTGGAAGTCACGTTCGCTGTCGCTCTTGACGCGGCGGCCGGTGGCCGGATCCGTGGCCGTACGGTCGCCGGGGGTCGTGGTGATCCCGACCTGTACGCGGTACGGGTGGGCGCCGTGACGGCAGGGGATGAGCAGCAGGTGGTACCAGCGTGACTTCGTGCGGCCCTGCCGGTGTTCCAGGCGGGTGACCGGAACCGGGATCAGAGTGCTCGTGCCGTCGTCGAGGAGGACGCGCTCGGCGATGCGGCCCTGGTCGCACCACAGGTCATGGCGGCAGCGCCCGAAACGCAGGAGCTCGTAGGCCCGGGGTTTGACCGAGCCGTGCTGCTTGTTGATGACCAGCAGCCCGAGGCGGGCGAGGGCGTCGCGGTGGACGCCGCGGAAGGCACCGTCGTAGATGACGCCCATGCAACCGGGAAGCCGACTGCTGAGCTGGGTGAAGGAACGCACGGCGACGGCGGCTTCGTCCTCGTAGTCGCCACCGGCGACATGCCGGACGGCAAGGATGACGCGCTGCCAGTAGCCATCGTCACGCGCCGAGGCGAAGAACCACTTCGTGCCCCTTGCCAGGCGCTTCTCGCCGACGAGGAGCTGACGGCGTTCGGGTCTCACCCAGTTCTGTATGGCACCGTCAGGGAACAGGCCCTGATGCAGGGCCTGTTGAACGGCTCGCTGCTCGAAGAGGTCTTGGAGCAGGTCAATGCTGGGGGCCAGGAGCTTCTCTTCCGCGTACAGGTACTGGCCACGGCTCGGCGGGGTGACCGGCAGCAAGGCTGCTGCAGTGCGTCCGGCGTTGCGCCGTATGGAGGCGCGGACGGCGCGCCACTGCCCGCACGGCCGCACCCAGGACGACGACGAGTTCGAGACCGAGCATGAGACCTACTCCGGTGCGAGGCCGGCCGGCGGTGACGGCTCAGCGGGGTCGGCGGGGACCTTCCTGGTCATCTGGGCAGCAGCCGCAGGGTCGTGGCACGCGCGGCCACCATGGGATCGACGTACGCCCCGCCGAAACGGCCGTACTTGCTGCGGTACGCCGTGTCGATGCGGTCGTTGGTCCCGGGGTCCGGCACCTCGGCGAAGGTGACGTCCTTGTCGACCCCGCCCGAGCGGACGTGGCCCGCGTGGGTCGCGACGGCGGTGCGCCACCAGCCGCCGCGCGTACCGCGGAAGGAGCGGACGTACAGATCGTCACCGTCGCGGACGACCCAGATCGGCACCGGTGCACGCAGCGTGCCGTCGTGCCGGAGCGGGGCCATCTCCAGTTCGTCGGCGGCGGCGACGCGCTCGAGTTCGTCGGCTGTCCAGGTGGTCATGGCAGTCACCTCACGGACGCGGCAGCGTCTTGGCGGAGCGGCGCTCGTCCATGGCCGTGCAGTGACCGCCACGGGACCGCACCAGGGCGATGCCCTCGCCGCGGAGGACCACATCGGCGTAGACGTCGCCGGTGAACCACTCGGCGGGGAGCTTCATGGTCTTCATGGTCGGGGGCTGCTTCAGCAGTTCCATCGTGCGTCTTTCCCTTGGGC
Above is a window of Streptomyces griseorubiginosus DNA encoding:
- a CDS encoding NAD(P)-dependent oxidoreductase yields the protein MTTADQARPLAGRTILMSGGSRGIGLAIATRAARDGANVVLLAKTDKPDPRLPGTVHTAVAEIEAAGGNGLAVVGDVRREEDVTAAVEQAVAAFGGIDVVVNNASAIALAPIGKLPLKRYDLMLDINARGTFTLISAALPHLYKSENPHVLTLSPPLNPDSVWLHQHAPYTISKYAMTMLTLGLAGQHHPQPLAANCLWPRTTIATAAVQNIVGGDAAMAVSRRPEIMADAAHAVLSRKAADCTGHCLIDDDVLRDEGVTDFSAYRYGDAAEADLKPDLFLPGGEHA
- a CDS encoding acyl-CoA dehydrogenase family protein, with the translated sequence MPDATRTVYDEDHELFRQTVQSFIKAEVAPYDEEWEQRGIVDRSLFRKAGEAGLLLFATPQEHGGAGIDDWRFNAVLDEEFGRAGHASAGLGLALQNDVVGPYLLELTDEEQRSRWLPGMTSGELIGAIAMTEPGTGSDLSGIATRAVRDKDTYVLNGSKTFISNGQNADLVVVAARTSEDRHRGLTLFVVESDMPGFERRRNLEKLGLHGQDTSELHFTDVRVPVTNRLGAEGEGFFQLMRNLPQERLSLAVTAVSAAEGVLARTMEYVTERHAFGQKIGSFQHNRFLLAELHTEVDIARVFVDHCVALHTQARLTPVQAAKAKWWCTELQVRVADRCLQLHGGYGYMREYPVSRAFADARIQTIYGGTTEIMKEIIGRDMGL
- a CDS encoding enoyl-CoA hydratase/isomerase family protein; translation: MTAPVTFETTDGIALVGLSRPTVGNAISLPMARELRNVVTEIRSLPDVGAVVLFGHGEQFSVGGDLEEFAAAAAPGAFLAELAGTAHEAVLGFRALPMPVISAVHGACAGGGIGFALAADLVLAEDTARFVVAYTAAGLSPDCGVSWTLARLLGPARANDLILTNRKVTGTEAETLGLASRAVRPGTAFEEALRLARSLAAGPREAFARSVQLVRDAPATPLTEHLRREAESISALVETPDAAEGITAFLHKRRPDFTHTPSRS
- a CDS encoding nuclear transport factor 2 family protein — protein: MSPDATTSPAFLRRFATEWLAAWNSHDTEQVLALTHPDVTWDDTVFWTEVIHGREALRGYIDRIWRAMPDVSFDEVQLFTAPEDGQAVVLFRQEGSGPPQLDASRRFSTHGCDVFLEFTDGLLSHYLAQYEINDMMRQLGALPPRNGKIGGAYLLSLLGAGQG
- a CDS encoding DUF2255 family protein, coding for MTTWTADELERVAAADELEMAPLRHDGTLRAPVPIWVVRDGDDLYVRSFRGTRGGWWRTAVATHAGHVRSGGVDKDVTFAEVPDPGTNDRIDTAYRSKYGRFGGAYVDPMVAARATTLRLLPR